The following coding sequences are from one Deltaproteobacteria bacterium window:
- a CDS encoding aldehyde dehydrogenase family protein: DEAVALMNDTDYGLTAAVYTPDRARAERLLARVNTGTAYWNCCDRVSPRLPWTGRGASGLGVTLAREGIAAFVRPKAWHLRGG; encoded by the coding sequence GACGAGGCCGTTGCGCTCATGAACGACACCGACTACGGCCTGACGGCCGCCGTCTATACGCCCGACCGCGCGCGCGCCGAGCGCCTGCTCGCGCGGGTGAACACCGGGACGGCCTACTGGAACTGCTGCGACCGCGTGAGCCCCCGGCTCCCGTGGACGGGGCGGGGCGCCTCGGGACTCGGGGTGACGCTCGCGCGCGAGGGGATCGCTGCCTTCGTGCGCCCGAAGGCGTGGCACCTGCGCGGCGGCTGA
- a CDS encoding amine dehydrogenase has protein sequence MKRPSPRRPLLGTLDAWLLATGAALAAEAETVGRVMTLPERPGPHWFWLSDIILHRTALFDADTGGLLGTISSGTAGVGFVIAPLFSPDHREIYLAETYYARGVRGQRTDVVTVYDAATLKPLGDEIEIPAHRAEYFPGTAANALSDDGRFMAVFNLTPQTSVSIVDVQARRFTSEIATPGCSLVYAAGARRFLMLCGNGAALSVTLNDEGGEAGLERSEPFFDPQKDPVTEKAVRRGNEWLFVSFEGVVHPVDVGGEKPRFGETWSLVDEADRRASWRIGGGQHLAVHTASARLYALMHQGGPDTHKEPGSEVWVYDLATRRRVQRIPVLNPLVSFIGQQAGSGGLTRWLLTRVLPNTGVERILVTQDEHPVLVASASLPPTVTVHDAMTGAVVREVSEPGLAGSLLFSP, from the coding sequence ATGAAGCGACCGTCGCCACGACGTCCACTGCTCGGTACGCTCGACGCCTGGCTCCTCGCCACCGGCGCCGCGCTCGCCGCGGAGGCGGAGACGGTCGGCAGGGTGATGACGCTGCCGGAGCGGCCCGGGCCTCACTGGTTCTGGCTGAGCGACATCATCCTCCACCGCACGGCCCTCTTCGACGCCGACACGGGGGGGCTCCTCGGCACGATCAGCTCCGGCACCGCCGGGGTCGGCTTCGTCATCGCGCCGCTCTTCTCGCCCGATCACCGCGAGATATACCTCGCGGAGACGTACTACGCGCGCGGCGTGCGCGGGCAGCGGACGGACGTGGTCACCGTCTACGACGCCGCCACGCTGAAGCCGCTCGGCGACGAGATCGAGATACCGGCGCACCGCGCCGAGTACTTCCCCGGCACCGCGGCGAACGCGCTCTCCGACGACGGGCGGTTCATGGCCGTCTTCAACCTGACACCCCAGACCTCGGTCTCGATCGTGGATGTGCAGGCGCGGCGGTTCACGAGCGAGATCGCCACCCCGGGGTGCAGTCTCGTCTACGCTGCCGGCGCTCGCCGCTTCCTCATGCTGTGCGGCAACGGCGCCGCGCTCAGCGTGACGCTGAACGACGAGGGAGGGGAGGCGGGGCTCGAGCGCAGCGAGCCGTTCTTCGATCCCCAGAAGGACCCGGTCACCGAGAAGGCGGTGCGCCGGGGCAACGAGTGGCTGTTCGTGTCCTTCGAGGGCGTGGTGCACCCCGTGGACGTCGGTGGCGAGAAGCCGCGCTTCGGGGAGACCTGGTCGCTGGTCGACGAGGCCGACCGCCGCGCCTCGTGGCGGATCGGCGGCGGCCAGCACCTGGCCGTGCATACGGCCTCCGCCCGGCTCTACGCCCTCATGCACCAGGGTGGCCCCGACACGCACAAGGAGCCGGGGAGCGAGGTGTGGGTCTACGATCTCGCGACGCGCCGGCGCGTGCAGCGCATCCCGGTGCTGAACCCGCTGGTGAGCTTCATCGGCCAGCAGGCCGGGAGCGGCGGCTTGACGCGCTGGCTGCTCACCAGGGTCCTCCCCAACACGGGCGTCGAGCGTATCCTCGTCACCCAGGACGAGCACCCGGTGCTCGTCGCCTCGGCGTCGCTGCCTCCCACGGTCACCGTCCACGACGCCATGACCGGCGCCGTGGTCCGCGAGGTCTCCGAGCCGGGCCTCGCCGGGAGCCTCCTCTTCTCGCCCTGA
- a CDS encoding methylamine utilization protein MauE, which produces MDPVVDLTLRTALALLFFVAAGHKLRDPGRFRATVAEYRLVPDRFAPPAAALLVAVEAAAAGALLVPGVRAAGLLAAAALLVVYGAAIAINLARGRWDIDCGCAGPAVRRPIGGWLVARNAVLAAAALAGLAPVHPRALLWVDAVTVAGATAALAACYASLDRVIAYAPRLARLRGEA; this is translated from the coding sequence ATGGACCCCGTCGTCGACCTGACGCTGCGGACGGCGCTCGCGCTCCTGTTCTTCGTCGCCGCGGGCCACAAGTTGCGCGACCCGGGCCGCTTCCGGGCGACGGTCGCCGAGTATCGCCTCGTTCCTGACCGCTTCGCGCCGCCCGCCGCGGCTCTCCTGGTCGCGGTGGAAGCAGCGGCGGCCGGCGCGCTCCTCGTCCCGGGGGTGCGGGCGGCGGGCCTCCTCGCCGCCGCGGCCCTCCTCGTCGTCTACGGCGCGGCGATCGCGATCAACCTGGCGCGCGGCCGGTGGGACATCGACTGCGGCTGCGCGGGCCCCGCCGTCCGCCGGCCGATCGGCGGCTGGCTGGTGGCGCGCAACGCCGTGCTCGCGGCCGCGGCGCTCGCCGGGCTCGCGCCCGTGCACCCGCGCGCGCTCCTCTGGGTGGACGCGGTCACCGTGGCGGGGGCGACGGCGGCGCTCGCCGCCTGCTATGCCTCGCTCGACCGCGTGATCGCCTACGCGCCCCGGCTGGCCCGCCTGCGAGGTGAGGCATGA
- the mauD gene encoding methylamine dehydrogenase accessory protein MauD, producing the protein MTEALLVSNAVLWVLVVLLACVVAALARQIGVLHERVAPAGALMVGKGPAVGEPAPVVSAPDLAGTVRDVGGPSAEGRSTLLFFLSPTCPVCKALLPMLRSIARRERDWLGIVLASDGPRDEHEAFVRAERLEAFPYLLSPALGITYRVGKLPYAVLLDAAGVVRSRGLVNTREHLESLFEAKERGVASIQDFLRGAEEDRRGAVRR; encoded by the coding sequence ATGACAGAGGCGCTCCTCGTCTCGAACGCGGTCCTGTGGGTGCTCGTGGTCCTCCTCGCGTGCGTGGTGGCGGCGCTCGCGCGCCAGATCGGCGTGCTCCACGAGCGCGTGGCACCCGCCGGCGCGCTCATGGTGGGAAAGGGCCCCGCGGTCGGGGAACCGGCGCCGGTCGTGAGCGCCCCGGACCTCGCCGGGACGGTGCGCGACGTCGGAGGGCCCAGCGCCGAGGGACGGAGCACGCTCCTCTTCTTCCTCTCGCCGACCTGCCCCGTCTGCAAGGCGCTCCTCCCGATGCTGCGCTCGATCGCGCGCCGCGAGCGCGACTGGCTCGGGATCGTGCTTGCCAGCGACGGCCCGCGCGACGAGCACGAGGCGTTCGTGCGCGCCGAGCGGCTCGAGGCGTTCCCGTACCTCCTCTCGCCGGCGCTCGGCATCACCTACCGGGTGGGGAAGCTGCCCTACGCGGTGCTGCTCGACGCGGCGGGCGTCGTCCGCTCGCGCGGGCTCGTCAACACGCGCGAGCACCTCGAGAGCCTGTTCGAGGCCAAGGAGCGCGGCGTGGCGTCGATCCAGGATTTCCTCCGCGGCGCAGAGGAGGACCGCAGGGGGGCGGTGCGACGATGA